The following nucleotide sequence is from Acidobacteriota bacterium.
AGGGTCCCGATCGCTGATAGCGCGGCGATCCCGATGCGCGAGTTTGATCTCGCGCCAAGGAGAGAGAACGAACGCATGATGGCAAACATGACGAATCCGACGATCGGCAGCAACCCAACGCCGATGTCGCATCCGAAGCGCAAGAACTCGTTGTGAGGGTCGGGAAACCCGTCGTGGGTAGTTCTCGCAATGGTGTTGGCAAACCCGGTGCCTTCTCCGATGATCCACTGATCGCAGGCGGCCGCGGTGGCGCTCCACACGTCCGACCGATTACTCGATATCGCCGAAATCGTATCCCCGCCGGTGAAACGAGTCTGTACGGCGGGCGCGAGGATCGCAAGGCCTAGGCCGACGACGAGGACTGCAGTTCCTAGCGTTCGAATTCGTGGCGTGACCCACGAAACTCCGATTGCGATCATGATAAGCAAGAGTGCGGCTAGCGCGGTGCGGGCCTCTGTCAGCAGAATTCCTACTAGCAGCGTGATCGCGCCTATGCCCGACAACCGGCGTCCCTTGCGTGTTGATAGAGACAAAGCCGAGAGTGCAACTCCGGCCATTGCGGCATGCCGTATGGGCCAATCCCACTCGATTCCCTTGATCGCGTAGTCCCCTTGAGACACCATGATCAGACCGACACCGATGCCGAACGTCCACAGCGCGGCGACGATCCTCAAGTGATGGGTGAGACGGAGGTTTTTCGCCGCCGCCGAAACCCCCAGATACGAGACGACCCATATACCCAATGCCAGGGCGACCGGCGTTCCTGCGCCGACTTCTGGTGACCATGCAAGGGTGAGTGCTGCGTAGAGAGCGACGGTCGCGGCGAGGCCTATGTTGATCACCGCCCTACGCGTGACCGGTCCGATGACTGTCGCAATCAGCATCAGGCCGCCGACGAGGTCCCACACCGCGTCCCATGGTCCCATGATCCCGACCGGGGCGAGCGCAACAGCGAGTACCACTGCCCAGAACCCAAACGGGTGGAATCTCGGTGCGGGGTGCCACAGGACGGGTTCTGCTTCACTCGTACGTATCGAATGATCTTCAGCGTCGACTCTGGTCGCCCGATTGCTGCCGGCCGCCGCACGGTTAAACAGCACACGAAACCGGCGCTTCATACGCCCCCCGTCAGCGAAGTCAGCATGGGGATGCCTACGATCATGATCACAGTTATCGGTGCGCCTAATCTGGCGTAGTCACCGTATCGATACCCGCCGGGACCGTACACCATCGTGTTTGTCTGGTAACCCACAGGTGTCAAGAACGACGCAGATGCCGCTATCGCTATGGCGATCGCGAATGATCTTGGGTCTGCTCCGAGGGCGACCGCGGACGATATCGCAACCGGATACACCATCACCGCGGCGGCGGTGTTTGAGACGACTTCCGTGAGCAAAACGGTGAGGGCGACGAGCCCCGCCAACACGCCGACGGCGCCGAGGCTACCGAGAGAGCTGCTGATCGCTGCCGCTGCCCTGTC
It contains:
- a CDS encoding O-antigen ligase family protein, which codes for MKRRFRVLFNRAAAGSNRATRVDAEDHSIRTSEAEPVLWHPAPRFHPFGFWAVVLAVALAPVGIMGPWDAVWDLVGGLMLIATVIGPVTRRAVINIGLAATVALYAALTLAWSPEVGAGTPVALALGIWVVSYLGVSAAAKNLRLTHHLRIVAALWTFGIGVGLIMVSQGDYAIKGIEWDWPIRHAAMAGVALSALSLSTRKGRRLSGIGAITLLVGILLTEARTALAALLLIMIAIGVSWVTPRIRTLGTAVLVVGLGLAILAPAVQTRFTGGDTISAISSNRSDVWSATAAACDQWIIGEGTGFANTIARTTHDGFPDPHNEFLRFGCDIGVGLLPIVGFVMFAIMRSFSLLGARSNSRIGIAALSAIGTLVIFAGFWNPLTALEYMVPLMAVIALADRSLEIMQEHGYLETQLP